A portion of the Natronococcus sp. AD-5 genome contains these proteins:
- a CDS encoding SgcJ/EcaC family oxidoreductase: MTTSPNQENESTDRHAKTAQDAAVEADEAAVRELYQRLMDGWNRGSGDAFASVFAEDGDLVGFDGTRLRGRAEIASFHQALFDKWLTGTRLIGTVESVTFPAPDVAVVHAVGGTILPGKSTPAPERDSIQTLVATNREGEWLFTAFQNTRVRPVDRSLGSVVAWKLSDVLWKLSRLRTDSTSRFSTATSE, encoded by the coding sequence ATGACCACTTCACCGAATCAGGAGAACGAATCGACGGATCGACACGCAAAGACCGCGCAGGACGCCGCCGTCGAAGCCGACGAGGCCGCCGTTCGCGAACTGTATCAGCGGTTGATGGACGGCTGGAATCGAGGCAGCGGCGACGCCTTCGCCAGCGTCTTCGCGGAGGACGGCGACCTCGTCGGGTTCGACGGGACGCGCCTCCGAGGACGCGCGGAGATCGCCTCGTTTCACCAGGCGCTCTTCGATAAGTGGCTAACGGGAACGCGACTGATCGGGACGGTCGAATCCGTGACGTTTCCGGCTCCCGACGTGGCCGTGGTGCACGCCGTCGGCGGAACGATACTGCCCGGTAAGTCGACCCCTGCACCAGAGCGAGACTCCATCCAGACGCTCGTTGCGACGAACCGCGAGGGAGAGTGGCTGTTCACGGCGTTCCAAAACACTCGAGTGCGGCCCGTAGACCGGAGCCTCGGCTCGGTCGTCGCGTGGAAACTCTCGGACGTTCTGTGGAAGCTGTCTCGACTGCGCACGGATTCGACGTCGAGATTCTCGACCGCGACGTCGGAGTGA
- the gcvH gene encoding glycine cleavage system protein GcvH, whose amino-acid sequence MSFDTPDDRRYQESHEWALETDGVVRVGISDFAQDELGDVVFVELPDEGDSVGQEEEFGVIESIKAVSDLYAPVSGEVVAINEELFDAPELVNDDPFGDGWMLEIEPSDESELEALLSADEYEDQIA is encoded by the coding sequence ATGAGCTTCGACACTCCCGACGATCGACGGTATCAGGAATCGCACGAATGGGCGCTCGAGACCGACGGGGTCGTCCGCGTCGGCATCTCCGACTTCGCGCAGGACGAACTCGGCGACGTCGTCTTCGTCGAACTCCCGGACGAGGGCGACTCGGTCGGCCAGGAGGAGGAGTTCGGCGTCATCGAGTCGATCAAGGCCGTTTCGGACCTCTACGCGCCGGTCAGCGGCGAGGTCGTCGCGATCAACGAGGAGCTGTTCGACGCGCCCGAACTGGTCAACGACGACCCGTTCGGCGACGGCTGGATGCTCGAGATCGAGCCGAGCGACGAGAGCGAACTCGAGGCCCTGCTCTCCGCCGACGAGTACGAAGACCAGATCGCCTGA
- a CDS encoding NYN domain-containing protein, with protein sequence MFDRLRARFGDGTDVSTVGLFVDGPNVFRDEFDVDLDDLRTAAEDLGRVGVLRLYLDEHATPGLIQAAEARGFEVIVTSGDVDVKLAVDATALAGDGTIDRLAIASRDTDFKPVLEYAGRVGVETVAIAPGTHGRSDALRNAADEAVTLGN encoded by the coding sequence ATGTTCGACCGCCTTCGAGCCCGGTTCGGCGACGGTACCGACGTGTCGACGGTCGGCCTCTTCGTCGACGGGCCGAACGTCTTTCGCGACGAGTTCGACGTCGACCTGGACGACCTCCGGACCGCCGCCGAGGATCTCGGCCGCGTCGGCGTCCTTCGGCTGTATCTCGACGAGCACGCGACCCCCGGACTCATCCAGGCCGCGGAGGCCCGCGGTTTCGAGGTGATCGTCACCAGCGGCGACGTCGACGTCAAACTCGCCGTCGACGCGACCGCGCTGGCCGGCGACGGCACCATCGACCGGCTGGCGATCGCCTCCCGGGACACCGATTTCAAGCCCGTCCTCGAGTACGCCGGGAGGGTCGGCGTCGAGACGGTCGCCATCGCGCCGGGTACTCACGGTCGCTCCGACGCGCTCCGAAACGCGGCCGACGAGGCGGTAACGCTCGGAAACTGA
- the gcvT gene encoding glycine cleavage system aminomethyltransferase GcvT — MPLQTPPLRGIHDERGAKFTEFGGWDMPVEFDSIQAEHRAVREDVGIFDVSHMGQIHVTGPDAATLMQRLTSNDVSRLGVGDSQYATITDEEGIIIDDTVIYRLPDEGGHPTYLFVPNAGTDEATHQRWISYRNEWDLEATVDNQTDEYAMFAVQGPNASDLVERVADGSPADLSRFEATYATVDGIECWTARTGYTGEDGFELVVPWSEAETVWSRFDCQPCGLGARDTLRIEAGLLLAGQDFDVESNPRTPYEAGIGFTVDLETDFVGRDALATAEEAGVEEQLVGFQLIDRGVPRHGYDITNTEGRVIGTVTSGTMSPTLEKPIGLGYVPVEYADPGTTLQVVVRGQSKKARVETTPFIETE, encoded by the coding sequence ATGCCGCTTCAGACGCCGCCGTTGCGTGGGATCCACGACGAGCGTGGAGCGAAGTTTACGGAGTTCGGTGGCTGGGACATGCCCGTCGAGTTCGACTCGATCCAGGCGGAACACCGGGCCGTCCGCGAGGACGTCGGCATCTTCGACGTCTCGCACATGGGCCAGATCCACGTCACCGGACCGGACGCCGCGACGTTGATGCAACGGCTCACCTCGAACGACGTGAGCCGCCTCGGCGTCGGCGACTCCCAGTACGCCACGATCACCGACGAGGAGGGGATCATCATCGACGATACCGTCATCTACCGGCTGCCGGACGAGGGCGGGCATCCGACCTACCTCTTCGTTCCGAACGCCGGGACCGACGAGGCGACCCACCAACGGTGGATCAGCTACCGCAACGAGTGGGACCTCGAGGCGACGGTCGACAACCAGACAGACGAGTACGCGATGTTCGCCGTCCAGGGACCGAACGCCTCGGACCTCGTCGAGCGGGTCGCCGACGGATCGCCCGCGGACTTGAGCCGGTTCGAGGCGACGTACGCGACCGTCGACGGCATCGAGTGCTGGACCGCCCGCACGGGCTACACCGGAGAGGACGGCTTCGAGCTCGTCGTGCCGTGGTCGGAGGCCGAAACCGTCTGGTCGCGCTTCGACTGCCAGCCCTGCGGGCTCGGCGCCCGCGACACGCTCCGGATCGAGGCCGGACTCCTGCTGGCCGGCCAGGACTTCGACGTCGAGTCCAACCCCCGGACGCCGTACGAGGCGGGGATCGGGTTCACGGTCGACCTCGAGACCGACTTCGTCGGCCGGGACGCGCTGGCGACGGCCGAGGAAGCGGGCGTCGAGGAGCAACTCGTCGGCTTCCAGCTGATCGACCGCGGCGTCCCGCGCCACGGCTACGATATCACGAACACCGAGGGTCGAGTGATCGGCACCGTCACGAGCGGAACGATGAGTCCGACCCTCGAGAAACCGATCGGGCTCGGCTACGTCCCGGTCGAGTACGCCGATCCGGGAACGACGCTGCAGGTCGTCGTTCGCGGCCAGTCGAAAAAGGCAAGAGTTGAAACCACGCCGTTCATCGAAACAGAATAA
- a CDS encoding TatD family hydrolase, translating to MIDDETPVLDNHLHLDPDNNRGIDAVRDFARVGGTHMLVVNKPSWHLGVEADAGDDFRPVFERTIEIAADAAAELEGRAWPVLGIHPGLISRLVDERGYAPDEAREIMRAGIDVAAEYVESGEALALKSGRPHYEVDDAVWDASNAVMRRAFERGADLDCAVQLHAESSEEMTEVTDRAEEVGLPAHRVVKHYAGGRLEGPVPSVISEKDELKRAAERGEPFLMETDYIDDPDRPGAVLGPKTVPRRVAWLLENGHDEAVRNAHVETPKRVYGIDTETTLERR from the coding sequence ATGATCGACGACGAGACGCCGGTTCTCGACAACCACCTGCACCTCGACCCGGACAACAACCGCGGGATCGACGCCGTGCGCGACTTCGCCCGCGTCGGCGGGACGCACATGCTCGTGGTGAACAAACCCTCCTGGCACCTCGGCGTCGAGGCCGACGCGGGGGATGACTTCCGCCCAGTCTTCGAACGAACGATCGAAATCGCCGCCGACGCCGCGGCCGAACTCGAGGGCCGAGCCTGGCCCGTCCTCGGGATCCACCCGGGGCTGATCTCGCGGCTCGTCGACGAGCGCGGCTACGCGCCCGACGAGGCCCGCGAGATCATGCGAGCCGGGATCGACGTCGCCGCGGAGTACGTCGAGTCGGGCGAGGCGCTGGCGCTGAAGTCGGGTCGTCCGCACTACGAGGTCGACGACGCGGTCTGGGACGCCTCGAACGCCGTTATGCGACGCGCGTTCGAGCGCGGGGCCGACCTGGACTGCGCCGTCCAGCTTCACGCAGAATCGAGCGAGGAGATGACCGAAGTGACCGACCGGGCCGAAGAGGTCGGGCTTCCCGCCCACCGCGTCGTCAAACACTACGCCGGCGGCCGACTCGAGGGCCCCGTCCCGAGCGTCATCAGCGAGAAGGACGAACTTAAACGCGCCGCCGAGCGCGGCGAGCCGTTCCTGATGGAGACCGACTACATCGACGACCCGGACCGTCCCGGGGCCGTCCTCGGGCCGAAGACGGTTCCTCGACGGGTCGCGTGGCTGCTCGAGAACGGCCACGACGAGGCCGTCCGGAACGCCCACGTCGAGACCCCGAAACGGGTTTACGGCATCGATACCGAAACGACGCTCGAGCGGCGCTGA
- a CDS encoding sulfite exporter TauE/SafE family protein: MDPLTLLGIDVALFLLIGLLAGAHCIGMCGPLVTVYASRMDGGSATGKRDAHLTTYEVRQHALFNLGRTASYTLLGAIFGALGGLLFVTAESLTPLVESIRGGVGLLVGGFVIATGVYYLLGRTTGGVHLPGLERLTSWLMTHVDRLANGPGIVGLGAVHGLLPCPVLYPAFLYAFATGSPTGGALALAALGIGTVPAVFVYGTVIDAIDVVHRRRVHRLLGVAFVVLGYVLFAHGLMSIGIHLPHPELPFYDGIDAAGAGGHDNH; encoded by the coding sequence ATGGACCCGCTCACGCTCCTCGGCATCGACGTGGCCCTCTTTCTCCTCATCGGTCTACTGGCCGGTGCCCACTGTATCGGGATGTGCGGGCCGCTCGTCACCGTCTACGCGAGCCGGATGGACGGCGGGTCGGCGACCGGGAAACGCGACGCCCACCTGACGACCTACGAGGTTCGCCAGCACGCGCTGTTCAACCTCGGGCGAACCGCGAGTTACACCCTCCTGGGTGCGATCTTCGGCGCGCTCGGCGGACTGCTGTTCGTGACCGCCGAATCGCTGACGCCGCTCGTCGAGTCGATCCGCGGCGGAGTCGGGCTCCTCGTCGGCGGCTTCGTCATCGCCACCGGCGTCTACTACCTGCTGGGGCGGACGACCGGCGGCGTTCACCTGCCCGGCCTCGAGCGGCTCACGAGCTGGCTCATGACTCACGTCGATCGGCTCGCGAACGGCCCCGGCATCGTCGGGCTCGGTGCCGTTCACGGCCTGCTCCCCTGTCCGGTCCTCTATCCGGCGTTCCTGTACGCGTTCGCGACCGGGTCGCCGACGGGCGGCGCCCTCGCGCTGGCCGCGCTAGGTATCGGGACGGTGCCCGCCGTCTTCGTCTACGGAACCGTGATCGACGCGATCGACGTCGTCCACCGGCGTCGCGTCCACCGACTGCTCGGGGTCGCGTTCGTCGTCCTGGGGTACGTCCTCTTTGCGCACGGACTGATGAGTATCGGCATCCACCTGCCGCATCCGGAGCTCCCGTTCTACGACGGGATCGACGCGGCAGGTGCGGGCGGCCACGATAACCACTGA
- a CDS encoding helix-turn-helix domain-containing protein, whose protein sequence is MGGRGPKRELAEKIAGEITLSDDPGATLHKWRTDFDVSQTDLANELSVSSSVISDYESGRRESPGIGVVGRLVEGLLAIDERRGGDRIRQYGRVLSAGFESDVVYDLREYATSMPLVRLYDEIDATEIASGSTDRISGHTVIDSIEAITRLSSEEFFRLYGQSTNRALVFTGVTRGEAVAVALRVVNPTPNAVILHGIEETDLWEHAADLARIDGYSLAVTTAPLEDVLDHLVTIE, encoded by the coding sequence ATGGGCGGCCGTGGACCGAAGCGGGAACTCGCAGAGAAGATCGCGGGAGAAATCACGCTGAGTGACGACCCCGGGGCGACGTTACACAAGTGGCGGACGGACTTCGACGTCTCTCAGACCGACCTGGCGAACGAGTTGAGCGTCTCCTCCTCGGTGATCTCCGACTACGAGAGCGGGCGCCGCGAGAGCCCCGGCATCGGCGTCGTCGGCAGGCTCGTCGAGGGGTTGCTCGCGATCGACGAACGTCGCGGCGGCGACCGGATCCGCCAGTACGGTCGCGTCCTCTCGGCCGGCTTCGAGAGCGACGTCGTCTACGACCTGCGGGAGTACGCGACCTCGATGCCGCTGGTCCGACTGTACGACGAGATCGACGCGACCGAAATCGCAAGCGGGAGCACGGACCGAATCAGCGGTCACACGGTCATCGACAGCATCGAAGCCATCACCAGGCTCTCGAGCGAGGAGTTCTTCCGCCTCTACGGTCAGAGCACGAACCGCGCTCTGGTCTTTACGGGCGTCACGCGGGGCGAGGCGGTCGCGGTCGCGCTGCGGGTCGTCAACCCGACGCCGAACGCCGTCATCCTCCACGGTATCGAGGAGACGGACCTCTGGGAGCACGCCGCCGACCTGGCGCGGATCGACGGCTATTCGCTCGCCGTCACGACCGCGCCGCTCGAGGACGTGCTCGATCACCTCGTAACGATCGAGTGA
- a CDS encoding helix-turn-helix domain-containing protein encodes MPKVRLKVEAFGGLAALSTDYPDAEFTLLTSCSTADGHVTLVEIVGLDVDVVRRRLDTDPDVRSYDVIHAGDERLLVQFLQRSEPAPGRAGRESGNPPPFPMLLRDGWIVTEATTTRARLARFTDELEAAGVDYELVSLKRTTDLDELLTARQREFVAAAIERGYYDSPRRCSLTDLAGEFDVNKATASGILHRAESAIVTEFMENST; translated from the coding sequence ATGCCCAAGGTTCGACTGAAGGTCGAAGCGTTCGGCGGTCTCGCGGCGCTGTCGACCGACTATCCGGACGCCGAGTTTACGCTGCTGACGTCGTGTTCGACGGCGGACGGCCACGTGACGCTCGTCGAGATCGTCGGATTGGATGTCGACGTCGTCCGTCGCCGTCTCGACACCGACCCGGACGTGCGATCGTACGACGTGATACACGCGGGCGACGAGCGGTTGCTCGTCCAGTTCCTCCAGCGGTCGGAACCCGCACCCGGGCGTGCAGGGCGCGAATCGGGGAATCCGCCGCCGTTTCCGATGCTCCTCCGGGACGGATGGATCGTGACCGAGGCGACGACGACCCGCGCCCGACTGGCGCGCTTCACGGACGAACTCGAGGCCGCCGGCGTCGATTACGAACTCGTCTCGCTCAAACGGACGACCGATCTGGACGAGTTACTCACGGCCCGACAGCGCGAATTCGTCGCGGCGGCGATCGAACGGGGCTACTACGACTCGCCGCGTCGCTGTTCGCTCACCGACCTCGCAGGCGAGTTCGACGTGAACAAGGCGACGGCGAGCGGGATCCTGCACCGAGCGGAGAGCGCGATCGTGACGGAATTCATGGAGAATTCGACGTGA
- a CDS encoding DUF2150 family protein, translating to MSNPPTEYYSEERWQNWIDRIKDEDIDPEDESSARLLLNLQDDTAIAIAKIVAAYDDGELEQEEALEEINDVREVVLSEVDIEDEEKLILVDGVQTSLVCVFFAAEEYIANGPAEEGDIVDYLGAAANAEAEEDLDAALGYAAQAGTLIIDGEELDMSVAEELEYGLVTEWINGLDSLQSAMSDPEVVEEDE from the coding sequence ATGAGCAATCCCCCCACCGAGTACTACTCGGAGGAACGCTGGCAGAACTGGATCGATCGAATCAAAGACGAAGACATCGATCCGGAGGACGAGTCCTCGGCGCGCCTCCTGCTCAACCTGCAGGACGACACCGCGATCGCGATCGCGAAGATCGTCGCCGCGTACGACGACGGCGAACTCGAGCAAGAGGAGGCCCTCGAGGAGATTAACGACGTCCGCGAGGTCGTTCTGAGCGAGGTCGACATCGAGGACGAGGAGAAGTTGATCCTCGTCGACGGCGTCCAGACGAGCCTCGTCTGCGTGTTCTTCGCGGCGGAGGAGTACATCGCCAACGGTCCTGCCGAGGAGGGGGATATCGTCGATTACCTCGGCGCGGCGGCCAACGCCGAGGCGGAAGAGGACCTCGACGCGGCGCTCGGCTACGCCGCCCAGGCCGGCACGCTCATCATCGACGGCGAGGAACTCGACATGAGCGTCGCCGAAGAGCTCGAGTACGGGCTCGTCACCGAGTGGATCAACGGCCTCGACAGCCTCCAGAGCGCGATGAGCGACCCGGAGGTCGTCGAGGAAGACGAATAG
- a CDS encoding S8 family peptidase — MAEDGIHRANRRTVLKAAGALGAFFGLSGITTATPGRKPGPKKDEILVGVDDSVSNAEETVEPKIPDNAKIVHANETLGYVAVKFPENADDRAKENFKENVLEDRDIAYAEDNATVEAFYTPNDPRYGDQYAPQQVNCEGAWETTLGDPGVTISVVDQGIQYDHPNLEENMDGSVSNYGRDFAGNSDDPYPVDADENHGTHVGGIAAGGTDNGTGHAGICNCSMLSARALDESGGGSLSDIADAVQWSADQGAEVINMSLGGGGYSSTMDNACQYAYDAGSLLVAAAGNDYGGSVSYPAAYDTVMAVSSLDENENLSSFSNLGPGIELAAPGSNVLSSVPWNDYDEFSGTSMASPVAAGVAGLALSAHSGLSNVQLREHLQNTAVDVGLSDEEQGHGRVDADNAVNTAPDENPDDGDGGGDDDTVTSTVTDSLAGSWDSDCWAYSWEFADPRKVVIDLEGPSDATFDLYANERDYCPTTSDYDHISYTWGSDEEIVIEDPDTSTDLHVLVDSYDGSGEYTLTITEYAR, encoded by the coding sequence ATGGCAGAAGATGGCATTCATCGTGCTAATCGGCGAACTGTACTGAAGGCGGCTGGTGCACTGGGCGCGTTCTTCGGCCTCAGCGGTATCACGACGGCGACACCGGGTCGAAAACCGGGTCCGAAGAAGGACGAAATTCTCGTCGGCGTCGACGATTCGGTCTCGAACGCCGAGGAGACCGTCGAACCGAAGATCCCGGACAACGCGAAGATCGTCCACGCGAACGAGACGCTCGGCTACGTCGCCGTGAAGTTCCCCGAAAACGCCGACGACCGGGCGAAAGAGAACTTCAAGGAGAACGTCCTGGAGGACCGCGACATCGCCTACGCCGAGGACAACGCGACCGTCGAGGCGTTCTATACGCCGAACGACCCGCGGTACGGCGACCAGTACGCTCCGCAGCAGGTCAACTGTGAAGGGGCCTGGGAGACGACGCTCGGCGACCCGGGAGTCACGATCTCGGTCGTCGACCAGGGAATCCAGTACGACCACCCGAACCTCGAGGAGAACATGGACGGGAGCGTCTCGAACTACGGCCGCGACTTCGCCGGTAACAGCGACGATCCGTATCCGGTCGACGCGGACGAGAATCACGGGACTCACGTCGGCGGGATCGCCGCCGGCGGTACCGACAACGGGACGGGCCACGCCGGCATCTGTAACTGTTCGATGCTGTCGGCCCGCGCCCTGGATGAAAGCGGCGGGGGCTCGCTGTCGGACATCGCCGACGCCGTCCAGTGGTCGGCTGACCAGGGAGCCGAGGTAATCAACATGTCCCTCGGCGGCGGCGGCTACTCGAGCACGATGGACAACGCTTGCCAGTACGCCTACGACGCGGGTTCGCTGCTGGTCGCCGCGGCCGGCAACGACTACGGCGGCAGCGTCTCGTACCCGGCGGCGTACGATACGGTCATGGCCGTCTCGTCGCTCGACGAGAACGAGAACCTCTCCTCGTTCTCGAACCTGGGTCCCGGGATCGAACTCGCCGCACCCGGCAGCAACGTGCTCTCGTCGGTCCCGTGGAACGACTACGACGAGTTCTCCGGAACGTCGATGGCCTCGCCGGTCGCCGCCGGCGTCGCCGGCCTCGCGCTCTCGGCGCACTCGGGGCTCTCGAACGTGCAGCTCCGCGAGCACCTGCAGAATACCGCCGTCGACGTCGGCCTCTCCGACGAGGAACAGGGCCACGGTCGGGTCGACGCCGACAACGCCGTCAACACCGCTCCCGACGAGAATCCGGACGACGGCGACGGCGGTGGAGACGACGACACGGTAACCTCAACGGTCACAGACTCCCTCGCCGGCTCCTGGGACAGCGACTGCTGGGCCTATAGCTGGGAGTTCGCCGATCCGCGGAAGGTCGTCATCGACCTCGAGGGGCCGAGCGACGCGACGTTCGACCTCTACGCCAACGAGCGCGATTACTGCCCGACGACCTCGGACTACGATCACATCTCCTACACCTGGGGCAGCGACGAGGAGATCGTCATCGAGGACCCCGACACCTCGACGGATCTCCACGTTCTCGTCGATTCCTACGACGGCAGCGGCGAGTACACGCTGACGATCACCGAGTACGCCCGCTAG
- the hmgB gene encoding hydroxymethylglutaryl-CoA synthase — translation MTTVGIDAVEIWTGNLKLDLPGTFAPEKGEDPEKYTKGLGLNASSFPDSYEDIVTMGANAAYRLMERKGLEPDDIGRIDVATESAFDNSKPVSTYVAGCLEQVYGDDFHHANKGERKFACIAGTQSLDDAYNWIRAGRNRGRGALVIATDTALYARGDAGEATQGAGAVAMYIAEDPDLVELSAEQGYGSADETDFLKPNQQFPSVDGKRSVQVYLARMREALEDYESVAGDVHPDDVAFAPFHTPFPGMVRKAAMLAYRHITRDTAIEDELAEEIGRQPRAEAFGVSGPRPDARGTSSHADDEAFRDAVREYMDALKETDRYQEWYAETIDPTLTISREVGNWYTGSVHIARISAMKHALENGRDLTGETLLVGSYGSGAQAEIHAETVRDTWAEEIDALNVDGQLEARYDLSWEDYEKVHDAHNHEMDVDVEEFTTPSKEFVFDGWGRMGERKYRYVE, via the coding sequence ATGACCACCGTCGGTATCGACGCCGTCGAGATCTGGACCGGGAATCTCAAACTCGACCTGCCCGGCACGTTCGCGCCCGAGAAGGGCGAGGATCCGGAGAAGTATACGAAGGGACTCGGTCTCAACGCCAGTTCGTTCCCCGACAGCTACGAGGACATCGTCACGATGGGGGCGAACGCCGCCTACCGGCTGATGGAGCGAAAGGGGCTCGAGCCGGACGATATCGGACGGATCGACGTCGCGACCGAGAGCGCGTTCGACAACTCGAAGCCGGTTTCGACGTACGTCGCGGGCTGTCTCGAGCAGGTCTACGGCGACGACTTCCACCACGCCAACAAGGGCGAGCGGAAGTTCGCCTGCATCGCGGGGACCCAGAGCCTGGACGACGCCTACAACTGGATCCGCGCGGGCCGCAACCGCGGCCGCGGCGCGCTCGTGATCGCGACCGACACGGCGCTGTACGCTCGCGGCGACGCCGGCGAGGCGACCCAGGGCGCGGGCGCCGTCGCGATGTACATCGCCGAGGATCCCGACCTCGTCGAACTCTCCGCCGAGCAGGGCTACGGCTCGGCCGACGAGACGGACTTCCTCAAACCCAACCAGCAGTTCCCCTCGGTCGACGGCAAGCGTTCGGTACAGGTGTATCTCGCTCGCATGCGCGAGGCCCTCGAGGACTATGAGAGCGTCGCCGGCGACGTCCACCCCGACGACGTCGCGTTCGCCCCATTCCACACCCCGTTCCCGGGAATGGTCCGGAAGGCGGCGATGCTCGCGTACCGACACATCACGCGCGACACCGCGATCGAGGACGAACTCGCCGAGGAAATCGGCCGCCAGCCGCGGGCCGAGGCGTTCGGCGTGTCCGGGCCGCGCCCGGACGCTCGTGGGACGTCGTCCCACGCTGACGACGAAGCGTTCCGCGACGCCGTTCGGGAGTACATGGACGCGCTCAAGGAGACGGACCGCTACCAGGAGTGGTACGCCGAGACGATCGATCCGACCCTCACGATCTCCCGCGAGGTCGGCAACTGGTACACCGGATCCGTTCACATCGCCCGCATCAGCGCGATGAAACACGCGCTCGAGAACGGCCGCGACCTCACCGGCGAGACGCTGCTCGTCGGCTCCTACGGCAGCGGCGCCCAGGCCGAGATCCACGCGGAAACCGTCCGGGACACCTGGGCCGAGGAGATCGATGCGCTGAACGTCGACGGTCAACTCGAGGCGCGCTACGACCTCAGCTGGGAGGACTACGAGAAGGTTCACGACGCCCACAACCACGAGATGGACGTCGACGTCGAGGAGTTCACGACTCCCAGCAAGGAGTTCGTCTTCGACGGCTGGGGACGGATGGGCGAGCGGAAGTACCGGTACGTCGAGTAG